Within Immundisolibacter sp., the genomic segment GAGCGAGCGTTCCCTGCAGCGGCTCCGGACGCCGACCACATATCATCACCGCCGCACCCAGACGCGCGAACAACACCGCGATGGCCTTGCCGATGCCCGTGCCACCGCCGGTAACCAGCACCACCTGGCCGGCAAAAAGATCCGGGCGGTAGACGGTCGCGACGCTCCGCAGCGCGTCATCGTCCAGCCCGAAGGACGTGCGGGCGGATAAATCGTCGAACACGGAGGTCTCCTGAAAAGGTCGCGGGGCCATCCGTGGCCGCACCCGGACTGAACGGGCGTTTGTTTATTCTAGCCGCAGTCGCGGCCTATAAAGGTGGCCACCGGACAAATCACGCCTGAGCGCTGGGCCGTGCCGATACCGCGGCGTGCCAGCGGGCCAGATGCGGCCGCTCACCAACGCGAATGCCACTGATGCGGCCAAAATCGATGCCGCACAGGGCCGTGATGTCGGCAATGGTGTACCGGTCCCCGGCAATGAACGACCGGCCGTCGGCAAGTTCCGCGTCCAGCCAATCCAGCCGCTTCAGGGAGTGCGCACGCGAGACCTCGCCGAACTCGGGAACCTGCGGGTGTTTGCCCTTGAAGAACGGATGGATATGCCGGAACACGTTGGCAATGGGCCACAACACCTCGAACTCCATGCGCCGGTTCCACATCTCCACCCGCGCCATATCCAGACCGGCCTCGCCGAACAGCGCCGGCCGCGGGTGCAGACTTTCAAAATAGCGACAGATCGCCACCGAATCGCACAGGTGAGTGCCGTCATCCAGTTCCAGCACCGGCACCTGGGCCAGCGGGTTACGCGCCAGGAACTCCGGCGTCAGGATGCCGTCGTCAGCGATGCCAACCGGCACGAACTCGACGTCCGTGACCCCTTTCTCGGCCAGAAATATGCGTACCCGGCGGGGATTTGGAGCAACGCGGTCTTCGTAGATTTTCATATGCTTGCCGCCGGCAAAACCAGCACCGCGCAGGGCGCGTGATGCACCACCTTGGCCGATACCGATGGGACGAATACGCGTTGCAGCAGCGAACGCGGCCGTGTTTCCAGCACGATCAGATCGACGCCATGCTCCTGGGCCAGGGCCACGACGCCGTCGCCCAGATCGTCGACCCGTGCCACGGCCTCGTGCGGCAGGTCACCGAGTTCTTCCTGAATGATGGCGCCCAGTTCACCCTCCATACGATCGCGAATCTGGTCGAGGCTCTCCAGCTTGAATCCGATCTGCTCCATGTGCCCCGGCTCGGACGACACGTAGGCCAGAATCAGCCGACTGCCGTGTTCACGCGCCATCTGGCCGCTAGCGCGCAGCGCCAGGCGCGCCGGACGATCGGCTGTCATCGGCACCATGATGGTTCTGGGAGCAAGCGGGTTGTGCATGGTCTTGTTCTCCTTGGCGGGGCGTTCAGTCACCCATGGGCTGGCCGTCATCCGGCCATCGAATAACCACCGCTGACCGACAGTACCTGCCCGGTAATATGTCCCGCCACCCGGTCGGAAGCGAGAAACAATGCGGCGTTGGCAATATCCCGTGGCTTACCAATTTTTTTCAGCGGCAAAGCCTTGGACACTTTTTCCAGTTGCTCGTCGGTAAACATGGCGCCCTTGTCCACCCACATGCTGCGCGCGCCCACCTCGGTCGGGTCGTCCGGGATGGTGACGCCCGGGCACACCACGTTGCAGCGCACGCCAAAGCGCCCGTTCTCGCGGGCGATGCTTTTCATGAAGCTGTTGACCGCTGCCTTGACGCCGCCGTAGACGGCCTCGCGCGCCTCGCCCTGGCGGCTGGCGTCCGAGCTGATCGACACGATCGCCCCACCGCCGGACGTGAGCATGCCGTCCAGGGCCGTTTTGGTGCAGTTCAACACCCCGACATAGTTGATGCGGATGATCTTGTCCCAGAACTCGGGCGTGGTCTCGGTAAAGAACATCAACTGATCCCAGCCTACGGCGTTGATCAATACCTTGACCGGCCCGTGCGCTGACTCGGCCGCCGCGAACAGGCGCTGCACCTGCGCCAGATCGGTCACATCAGTGGCCACCACCTGCGCTGGCACGCCCAGCGCCCGGGCTTCCTCGGCCACGCGCCCC encodes:
- a CDS encoding glutathione S-transferase family protein, which gives rise to MKIYEDRVAPNPRRVRIFLAEKGVTDVEFVPVGIADDGILTPEFLARNPLAQVPVLELDDGTHLCDSVAICRYFESLHPRPALFGEAGLDMARVEMWNRRMEFEVLWPIANVFRHIHPFFKGKHPQVPEFGEVSRAHSLKRLDWLDAELADGRSFIAGDRYTIADITALCGIDFGRISGIRVGERPHLARWHAAVSARPSAQA
- a CDS encoding universal stress protein produces the protein MTERPAKENKTMHNPLAPRTIMVPMTADRPARLALRASGQMAREHGSRLILAYVSSEPGHMEQIGFKLESLDQIRDRMEGELGAIIQEELGDLPHEAVARVDDLGDGVVALAQEHGVDLIVLETRPRSLLQRVFVPSVSAKVVHHAPCAVLVLPAASI
- a CDS encoding SDR family NAD(P)-dependent oxidoreductase codes for the protein MDLGYSGISVIVTGAASNIGRAIALGFAAEGARVTIGDIDAEQGGRVAEEARALGVPAQVVATDVTDLAQVQRLFAAAESAHGPVKVLINAVGWDQLMFFTETTPEFWDKIIRINYVGVLNCTKTALDGMLTSGGGAIVSISSDASRQGEAREAVYGGVKAAVNSFMKSIARENGRFGVRCNVVCPGVTIPDDPTEVGARSMWVDKGAMFTDEQLEKVSKALPLKKIGKPRDIANAALFLASDRVAGHITGQVLSVSGGYSMAG